One Brassica napus cultivar Da-Ae chromosome C2, Da-Ae, whole genome shotgun sequence DNA window includes the following coding sequences:
- the LOC125582097 gene encoding uncharacterized protein LOC125582097, with amino-acid sequence MELQEYGTVEQMLQKAILIKQQVKRKSDSKPTFTLKPSFAPKPSYQDKGKSSSTTITALKTDVPARVDKGKAIKNPSRARDIRCFKCQDLGHYANKCPNQRVMILMENGEVESEDEQGDKEDLGPIFDEEEESFDYPHHGPLLVARKAWNDPIFDETDGHTDDDLGPAFDTDSEPIFDEEDSFDHPAYGPLLVTRRSLSVQPKTNEKEQRENLFHSRCLISEKFCSLIIDGGSCTNVASDTLVRKLGLGTRPFSRPFRLEWLNETGEQYVKEQVMIPLTIGRYEDEVVYNVLPMDACHILLGRPWQFDKRAIHDGFTNRHSFDHKGKKFTLVP; translated from the coding sequence ATGGAGCTTCAAGAGTATGGAACCGTGGAGCAGATGTTGCAAAAGGCCATCTTGATCAAACAACAGGTCAAAAGAAAGAGCGACTCAAAGCCGACCTTTACTCTTAAGCCGTCCTTTGCTCCTAAGCCAAGTTATCAAGACAaaggtaagtcttcttccacaacaaTTACAGCTTTAAAAACTGATGTTCCTGCTCGTGTTGACAAAGGAAAAGCTATTAAGAATCCTAGCCGTGCAAGAGACATCAGATGCTTCAAGTGTCAAGATCTAGGACACTATGCCAACAAATGTCCGAACCAAAGAGTAATGATTCTCATGGAGAATGGAGAGGTTGAGTCCGAGGATGAACAGGGGGACAAGGAGGATCTtggtcctatctttgatgaggaagagGAGTCCTTCGACTACCCACATCACGGACCATTGCTCGTTGCTAGGAAGGCTTGGAACgatcccatctttgatgagACGGACGGCCACACGGACGACGATCTTGGCCCGGCCTTTGACACTGATTCTGAGccaatctttgatgaggaggacagCTTTGACCACCCAGCTTATGGACCACTATTGGTCACTAGACGTTCCTTGAGTGTTCAGcccaaaaccaatgaaaaagaacaaagggagaatctctttcattctCGTTGTTTAATCTCTGAAAAATTTTGTTCTTTGATCATTGATGGTGGGAGTTGTACTAATGTTGCTAGTGATACTCTTGTCAGGAAGCTAGGGCTAGGTACTCGACCTTTttctcgtcctttcaggttggaatGGCTCAATGAAACCGGTGAGCAGTATGTAAAGGAACAAGTCATGATCCCTCTTACCATTGGAcgatatgaggatgaggttgtTTACAACGTTCTTCCTATGGACGCTTGTCACATCCTTCTGGGCCGTCCATGGCAGTTTGATAAGAGAGCCATCCATGATGGCTTCACAAACCGACACTCCTTCGACCATAAAGGAAAGAAGTTCACGCTGGTGCCTTAG